In Rosa rugosa chromosome 4, drRosRugo1.1, whole genome shotgun sequence, the genomic stretch TGAACAAGAATGTTATATTagcaagaaaaataaaaccatAAAATCATTAAGCAAGACTGAGACCTGGCAACCCTTGCCTTTCCGTTCTCCATTCTCATtaggaaaagaagagaaaaaagtcCACTAAGGTTTAAATAGAAAGGCAAAAGCAAACCCAATCTCACCAAGTTCCGAGGGAGTCTGATCCACCAACAGGAATGACATATggccttcttccttcttttatcAGTCTTTCCTTTAAGGTATTAGTAAGAGCCTGCGACCAAATTTAATACATTACTAAAGTATTAGCGGTGAAAGAATATAAGCTTCTTAATATGAGGAATGTGAATGTTGCTACACAAATAAGACCCATTTAAATCACTCATATCACTTAAATATGCAGTTCATAATAACTTTCCTATCCAAAGAATCACTTGGCCAAAGGGGCAGTGTTTCAACATCAAACTTGAACCTGAGATAATaattttactaaaagaaaatgcaTGCTTAGTTAAACCCGACTCAATAGGCATTATAAAAGACATTGTTGGCAAGAAACATACCACACTCCCAATTTTTGCATACTCTTCTTTTGAAATCAATTCAATATGAGCTCCGACTAAACGCTCAACCAGAAGGTTCCCGGTAAGTCCGGGATCTTGATCCACAAGAACCTGCAAAAACCCATGAAGCAAAACTTTAACTTATTTAACAAGCGACTTTGAACAATCAGTAAACTTAACAGAGAGTGAGACTGACCTTAGAGGTACGTAAAATGAGATAAGAGTCGAGATTGAGATACTTTGCAGCCACAGCAGTTGCACGACAGTGGTTACTTTGGATGCCCCCTATGGTTATGATACAATCAGCACCCTTTTGGACGGCATCTGCCATCAGGAATTCCAATTTCCGGACTTTGTTGCCGCTGAGCTGCATCCCCGAGAGATCATCGcgctagatatatatatatatatatatattatttgcaAACATTGAATCTGTCAGCGTAAACCAGCAGAAAGCCACAAAAATCAAACATTCATTGAACCTTTTCAAttaattgcatatatatatatatatatatatatatgctactTTTAACACTCAATACCTTCAACCAGACCTCGGTGTTGTTGGGCAAATTAGGAAGATTCCATTTGTGGATTGGAGTGGGAAGCTGACAGAAAAAGTAGGAATCAGTACAAACAGTGATGATGGTACGTATGAGTAATAATTTGTAAAGGAAGAATGATTACGTGACCGAGAGAGAAGGTGTGAGAGGGGATGGGGCTGATGTGGGATGCCCAAGAAGGAGGTGAGTATGGCTTCTTTGAGAGGAAGTCCAGCCCTGAGTTTGAGTGTGAAGTGTTCACTTCCATTAGTGAGTGAATCTGAAAGCGTtcgtgtttgtgtttgtgtttgtgtttgttatTGGGTTGGGTGAGAGTGAGTGCAGCAGGGTGAGAAGGGAAAATGAGGAGGGCTTTGTTTTTGGTAAGCTGAGGAGGAATTCGGAAGCTGCCACTGCAACACAACATAATTCGGTTATCCCATCTCTGCTCTATAAAACTTGTCGTTTTCTCCTTTGTATTTTTGGGTGGGAGTGGGACGGAATACTCACAAGACCTTGATTTACCGTCCGATgagtttcctcttctttcacTTCACCTATTCTTAACGTGAAaagtaaaaatgaaaaatgctgTTTCACTTTCGTCACATTTGTGGTTAAAAAAAGGGTcgttgacccaaagcaccaaaattggttAAACTTAACCtatttaccccagcaacaaatttttattctcactaacccaatttaaagtgaaatgacaattttgcccttaacctaattaataaactactaTCATGCCACTCTCCCTATATCTCAATAATCTCATCCCttcggcctctctctctctctctctctcttatcccTCCGATCCGTAGGCCGGAGCCTGTTTcgctcaccgatttctctctcgtCGGAGCACTGGAGTCCGAGTCGCGGCGGTGGAGACTTCGTTGCAGAAGTCTATGTGGCCCGGTGAGTCGATGAAGGTGATGGAGTGGCCACGGTGGTTGATGGAGGAGCTCTTCATGGTGATGGACCGGCGCTGCTACTCGAGGAGAGAGTCCATGAAGCGGAGGCGGCAGGTGAGCTTGGGGT encodes the following:
- the LOC133743554 gene encoding bifunctional D-cysteine desulfhydrase/1-aminocyclopropane-1-carboxylate deaminase, mitochondrial yields the protein MLCCSGSFRIPPQLTKNKALLIFPSHPAALTLTQPNNKHKHKHKHERFQIHSLMEVNTSHSNSGLDFLSKKPYSPPSWASHISPIPSHTFSLGHLPTPIHKWNLPNLPNNTEVWLKRDDLSGMQLSGNKVRKLEFLMADAVQKGADCIITIGGIQSNHCRATAVAAKYLNLDSYLILRTSKVLVDQDPGLTGNLLVERLVGAHIELISKEEYAKIGSVALTNTLKERLIKEGRRPYVIPVGGSDSLGTWGYIQAIREIEQQLHSGAGKVKFDDIVVACGSGGTIAGLSLGSRLSSLKAKVHAFSVCDDPDYFYDFVQGLLDGLEAGVDSRNIVNIQNAKGLGYAINTAEELTFVKEIAATTGVILDPVYSGKAAYGLLKDMAENPKKWEGRKILFIHTGGLLGLFDKVEQIAPSLGKYSRMDVCESVPRKDGIGKMF